Proteins found in one Bremerella volcania genomic segment:
- a CDS encoding DUF3386 family protein, producing the protein MRTHLTYLCIALGAAMAIPSYAIEAETQTTAKTSEPTAASLRQAAHDSREVWHNFPGFTANIVVSEDSQRFEGTIRVEKDFEYVLNIPEEGQKTWLKSKLRSVISHREPHASPERYDVSFQDEDAPHVAGRLIAENDGSGIFRIQDGQIKEVIRRNESSWFEITTLENFTTPAGKVLPQTTSVTFRDPDTGNIESNLSNNFAWKKVGNYYLPDHCYTVKTGEKGERSVRKLEFSAHQLHLGEPSVVKLHKPLPESLTSFGAAVMGDYLYVFSGHDGDAHGFGKDVLADHFRRIKFDDPNAQWEELAKQEPAQSTALVTDDTYIYRIGGLTFLNRGDEETNFKSTTHFTRYDAEKNEWTDLAPLPKPRSSLDAAVLGRHIYVAGGWDLQGESSSDAPWHDDILRFDLDHPEKGWESLPGPGYLTRAVSVAAHDGKLYLFGGIQKKGITRRVSVFDPKSESWSTAPELKADSSAAGFATSSFATGGHLYVTGSSGILYRLSDDGTDWEVETRLMYPRMFLRLLPVTENRLLAVGGTSMLGGRLAAIESVPVQTKSSGPNVVHWSVPFDGKAKQSQTLVLDGTNLYALGGNSSRKPHDFTKETILKEAFVYDIANQTGERLPDMPHALQSGTAVRHAQTSEHKHLLVLGGLGMPGREFGSLSQVLSFNPESQAWTTVSSTLPTPRGMLDAISYDDAVWCFGGSEAGKSRGLNANVLHWWGDETTIAPLPEVTLPHPRRSFGGAQIGDEYFMVGGLGEGNIVETVDVFHLRDRVWRTIAPPHKHRVFPSLASDGKRLYLFGGFSNTNGHFSPEPSLEVYDPAANRWTVLAEELPGIDSSMAMFNFGGRLLFYGIDRGKDGQANFVLFDPNPREPPAEAEGLNFSVRRRGSDAEANAKTMMRKDTNKDGKLSADELGDRLGSLIESGDENKDGLLTQEELIATLKKQEEQAKSNEDKDEA; encoded by the coding sequence ATGCGAACCCATCTTACCTATCTGTGCATTGCTTTGGGCGCCGCCATGGCGATTCCAAGCTACGCCATCGAAGCCGAAACGCAAACGACCGCCAAGACATCGGAGCCGACGGCTGCCAGTCTTCGTCAGGCTGCTCACGATAGTCGCGAAGTCTGGCACAACTTCCCCGGCTTCACGGCCAACATTGTGGTTTCCGAAGATTCGCAGCGATTCGAGGGAACGATTCGCGTCGAGAAGGACTTCGAGTATGTCCTCAACATCCCAGAAGAAGGCCAGAAGACTTGGCTGAAGTCGAAACTACGCTCGGTCATCTCGCATCGTGAGCCACATGCGTCTCCCGAACGGTACGACGTCTCGTTCCAAGACGAAGACGCCCCACATGTTGCCGGCCGCCTGATTGCCGAGAACGACGGATCCGGGATTTTCCGGATTCAGGATGGTCAAATCAAGGAAGTCATCCGCCGCAACGAGTCTTCCTGGTTCGAGATCACCACGCTTGAGAACTTCACGACCCCGGCCGGCAAAGTACTGCCGCAAACCACGTCGGTCACCTTCCGAGATCCTGACACCGGCAACATCGAGTCGAATCTAAGCAACAACTTTGCTTGGAAGAAAGTCGGAAACTATTACCTGCCCGATCACTGCTACACCGTGAAGACAGGCGAGAAGGGTGAGCGTTCTGTTCGCAAGCTCGAGTTCTCGGCTCACCAGTTGCATTTGGGCGAGCCAAGTGTGGTCAAACTGCACAAGCCGCTACCGGAATCGTTGACTAGTTTCGGGGCGGCCGTCATGGGTGACTATCTGTATGTCTTTAGCGGACATGATGGGGATGCCCATGGCTTCGGCAAAGACGTTTTGGCCGATCATTTCCGTCGGATCAAGTTCGATGATCCCAATGCCCAGTGGGAAGAACTTGCCAAGCAGGAGCCTGCCCAAAGTACCGCCCTGGTCACCGATGACACTTACATTTACCGGATCGGTGGGCTCACCTTCCTGAACAGGGGAGACGAAGAGACCAACTTCAAATCGACAACGCATTTCACGCGGTACGATGCCGAGAAAAACGAGTGGACCGACCTGGCTCCGCTGCCCAAACCTCGTTCGTCGTTGGATGCAGCCGTGCTGGGGCGGCACATTTATGTTGCTGGCGGTTGGGATCTGCAAGGCGAGTCATCCAGCGATGCTCCCTGGCACGACGATATTTTGCGGTTTGATCTCGATCATCCCGAAAAGGGATGGGAGTCTCTTCCAGGGCCCGGCTACCTGACCCGAGCCGTTTCGGTTGCCGCCCATGATGGAAAGCTGTACCTCTTCGGCGGCATTCAGAAGAAGGGGATTACCCGTAGAGTCTCCGTCTTCGATCCCAAATCCGAGAGTTGGTCGACAGCGCCTGAGCTGAAGGCCGACAGCAGCGCCGCTGGCTTCGCGACCAGTTCATTCGCGACTGGAGGTCATCTGTACGTCACGGGTAGTTCTGGCATCCTCTATCGCCTGAGCGACGACGGTACCGACTGGGAAGTCGAAACGCGACTCATGTACCCACGCATGTTTTTGCGACTTCTGCCGGTCACCGAAAATCGCCTTCTGGCAGTGGGTGGAACGTCCATGCTGGGAGGTCGGCTGGCAGCGATCGAATCGGTTCCGGTTCAAACAAAATCGTCTGGTCCGAATGTTGTCCATTGGTCGGTACCGTTCGACGGCAAAGCCAAGCAAAGCCAAACGTTGGTCCTCGATGGCACGAATCTGTACGCCCTGGGGGGGAACTCCAGCCGGAAGCCGCATGACTTTACCAAGGAAACGATCCTCAAGGAAGCGTTCGTTTACGATATCGCCAACCAAACTGGCGAACGTCTGCCCGATATGCCGCATGCCCTGCAAAGTGGCACCGCGGTTCGTCATGCTCAAACGAGCGAACACAAGCATCTGCTTGTTTTGGGTGGCCTCGGCATGCCAGGCCGGGAGTTTGGTTCGCTCTCCCAGGTGCTCTCATTCAATCCTGAGAGCCAAGCCTGGACGACCGTCAGTTCGACGCTGCCAACGCCGCGAGGGATGCTCGATGCCATCAGCTACGATGACGCCGTTTGGTGTTTCGGCGGTAGCGAAGCTGGAAAAAGCCGCGGTTTGAACGCGAATGTCTTGCATTGGTGGGGTGACGAGACCACCATCGCTCCTCTTCCTGAAGTCACCCTGCCTCACCCACGACGATCTTTTGGTGGTGCCCAGATCGGGGATGAATACTTCATGGTAGGCGGCCTGGGGGAAGGGAACATCGTCGAGACGGTCGATGTTTTCCATTTGAGAGATCGCGTTTGGCGAACGATTGCCCCACCGCATAAGCACCGTGTGTTTCCCAGTCTGGCCAGCGATGGCAAGCGGCTGTACTTATTCGGAGGATTCTCGAATACCAATGGGCACTTCTCGCCGGAACCCTCGCTGGAGGTTTACGATCCAGCGGCAAACCGCTGGACAGTGCTCGCAGAGGAACTGCCTGGTATCGATAGCTCGATGGCAATGTTCAATTTTGGAGGTCGTCTGCTATTCTACGGTATCGACCGAGGAAAAGACGGTCAGGCCAATTTCGTCTTGTTTGATCCCAACCCTCGCGAACCTCCCGCCGAGGCGGAAGGTTTAAACTTCTCAGTCCGTCGTCGAGGTAGCGACGCCGAGGCCAACGCCAAGACGATGATGCGAAAGGATACCAATAAGGACGGCAAACTTTCGGCCGATGAGTTGGGAGATCGTCTCGGTTCGCTCATCGAGTCAGGCGATGAAAACAAGGACGGACTGCTGACGCAGGAAGAGTTGATCGCGACCTTGAAGAAGCAAGAAGAGCAAGCGAAATCAAATGAGGACAAGGACGAAGCATAG
- a CDS encoding DUF2271 domain-containing protein: MKLRIWNLVFLALLATTAVPLMADDFHFHHEHVLGTSLHLAISCEDKARASIIERSVLQEIDRLDGVLSRWDDQSEFMAWQAGHTTLVSEDLATVLQRADYWRNATRHAFDVRAEAISSMWRDAAKNGHAPTDTQRRQLAAKLEAAPYACTSDGSIGRGDDLVVSLDGLAKGYILDRVCDLVQREYPETRDFLINIGGDLRKLGDQPLEIAIENPRDASEGVQPLQTFVVAQPIAIATSGSYRRYQTLGDRRVSHILDPRTCLPAELTQSVTVVSTLAIDADALATSVSVLGPVDGLALIESLEDTECCLVTASGKLVTSSGWPLGTGEANSLKLVANEDAPKAEHGLFVDFTIQRAEGGRYRRPYVAMWLEDAEGFPVKTEILWMQTEQPGPRWHRDLTRWYRNDRLRKTVENIDLIDTISGVTRGPGEYKAHFDGTDNLDLPLAAGKYTLCLEVAREHGTYQIIRETFEWGDKPIAEKKLKGNVEVGSMSYRFVPLAATDKEAP, encoded by the coding sequence ATGAAACTCCGAATCTGGAACCTTGTCTTTCTGGCGCTGCTGGCCACCACGGCAGTGCCTCTGATGGCTGACGACTTTCACTTTCACCATGAACATGTGCTCGGGACGTCTTTGCACCTGGCCATTTCATGCGAGGACAAAGCGAGGGCCTCCATCATTGAGCGAAGCGTCCTTCAGGAAATTGATCGACTCGACGGCGTGCTCAGCCGCTGGGACGACCAAAGCGAGTTCATGGCCTGGCAAGCTGGCCATACGACCTTAGTCTCTGAAGATCTCGCCACCGTTCTACAGCGTGCGGACTATTGGCGAAACGCCACCCGCCATGCGTTCGACGTTCGCGCGGAAGCCATATCTAGCATGTGGAGGGACGCTGCTAAGAATGGCCATGCTCCCACCGACACGCAGCGACGACAACTCGCCGCTAAGCTAGAAGCCGCTCCCTACGCATGCACCAGTGACGGATCAATCGGGCGAGGTGACGACCTGGTCGTCAGTTTGGACGGCCTCGCCAAAGGCTACATTCTGGATCGAGTGTGTGATCTCGTGCAGCGAGAATATCCTGAGACACGTGATTTTCTCATCAACATCGGCGGTGACCTGCGAAAACTGGGAGACCAGCCGCTAGAGATTGCGATCGAGAATCCTCGCGATGCCTCGGAGGGCGTTCAACCACTACAAACGTTTGTCGTCGCTCAGCCGATCGCGATAGCGACCAGTGGAAGTTACCGCCGCTATCAGACCCTTGGCGATCGCCGGGTGTCGCATATTCTCGATCCCCGAACCTGCTTGCCGGCCGAACTTACTCAATCGGTTACGGTCGTCAGCACTTTGGCGATTGATGCCGATGCCCTGGCCACTTCGGTGAGTGTTCTGGGGCCGGTGGATGGGCTCGCTTTAATTGAAAGCCTGGAGGACACCGAGTGCTGCCTCGTCACCGCCTCGGGAAAACTCGTGACCTCCAGCGGATGGCCGCTCGGCACTGGAGAAGCAAACTCGCTCAAGCTCGTTGCCAACGAGGACGCGCCGAAAGCCGAACACGGTCTGTTCGTCGACTTCACAATTCAGCGAGCCGAAGGGGGGCGATATCGCCGTCCGTATGTTGCCATGTGGTTGGAAGACGCTGAAGGTTTTCCGGTCAAAACGGAAATTCTCTGGATGCAAACGGAGCAGCCTGGCCCTCGATGGCATCGCGATTTGACGCGTTGGTATCGCAATGACCGCCTCCGCAAAACGGTCGAGAACATCGATCTGATTGACACCATTTCCGGGGTAACGCGTGGCCCAGGCGAATACAAAGCTCACTTCGACGGAACCGACAATCTCGACCTGCCGCTGGCCGCCGGCAAATATACTCTGTGCCTGGAAGTCGCACGCGAACATGGAACATATCAGATCATTCGCGAGACCTTCGAGTGGGGCGATAAGCCGATCGCCGAGAAGAAGCTGAAAGGGAACGTGGAAGTCGGATCGATGTCATATCGCTTCGTTCCCCTGGCAGCCACGGACAAAGAGGCCCCATGA
- a CDS encoding PepSY-associated TM helix domain-containing protein has protein sequence MRSDEQTPRRRRSWYAASAKLTRWLHTYLSMISFATLLFFSATGLTLNHPTWFGADEVVIREYEGSFPTSELADEVDKLSIAEHLRATHHLQGKVAEFEVSDFDCMVTFKSPGYVADVFIDRETGKYTVSEASSGAIAIMNDLHKGRDSGPEWSWVIDVSAILMVLVSVTGLVLLLFLKRQRNAGLIVTVAGTILLVVAWLLWVP, from the coding sequence ATGAGGTCGGATGAACAGACGCCTCGCCGTCGTCGGTCATGGTATGCCGCTAGTGCCAAGCTAACGCGTTGGCTACATACCTATTTGTCGATGATTAGTTTCGCGACGCTGCTCTTCTTCTCCGCCACAGGACTCACCCTGAACCATCCAACTTGGTTCGGGGCAGACGAGGTCGTTATTCGCGAGTATGAAGGCTCGTTCCCAACTTCCGAGTTGGCCGATGAAGTGGATAAGCTATCGATTGCTGAGCACCTTCGCGCCACGCATCATCTCCAAGGGAAAGTTGCCGAGTTTGAGGTCTCGGACTTCGATTGCATGGTAACTTTCAAGAGTCCCGGTTATGTCGCAGACGTGTTCATCGACCGCGAGACCGGCAAGTATACGGTCAGTGAGGCATCCAGCGGGGCAATCGCCATCATGAATGACCTCCATAAGGGCCGCGATTCCGGCCCAGAGTGGTCGTGGGTGATCGACGTCTCGGCGATTCTTATGGTGTTGGTTTCCGTGACAGGTCTCGTCCTTTTGTTGTTCCTAAAGCGTCAACGCAACGCGGGGCTGATCGTGACCGTGGCGGGCACCATCCTTTTGGTCGTTGCCTGGCTGCTCTGGGTTCCGTAG
- a CDS encoding FHA domain-containing serine/threonine-protein kinase has product MSRAIATRPMPMSRCLGLIRFGATKRELPSGGDDLIRIEVKKGPMQGRVYEFEGHDIFLFGRDEQHCHASIQEDPFVSRHHFLLEVNPPLSRLRDLGSRNGTFVNGKKHGGRVTFASLENEGKVGGSSVDLTNGDVITAGKTVFQVFVEEKKAITATCVFDKFVEEDSQEVSSGGDIRRTITELPPPSPSSAVGRQTMHELPPSMPGNAGRQTINELPQPAPGSNVGRQTINEMPPPADISQVAGRATMVEGANAPNGAFGSRIGHSDHAYEAPERQPGEFPILDGFEFKEFLGAGGLGEVYLARRTIDDSPVTVKFLRSRINVSHDARDAFLKSMQVSGRLRHRNIVQSFGTGSIGNEFYVINEYCDGGPLAKLFRQKKTNVQPKHIAVSLYLLLDGLAFAHEKGLVHRDLKPSNLLAAKRNKRWIPKIADFGLTKDFEKAGFSGMTATGTYTGSFPYMPREQLTDYKYVNPASDVFSMGASFYRIITGRYPRGDEKGSDPLALILSGEVQPLRKRYPGFHPGLADVLDTSLQTECCERFPNAREMQNALRVVMKKEGWL; this is encoded by the coding sequence TTGAGTCGAGCGATTGCAACGCGTCCCATGCCGATGAGCCGCTGCCTGGGCCTGATTAGGTTCGGAGCCACCAAGCGTGAACTTCCCAGCGGAGGCGATGATTTGATTCGGATTGAAGTGAAGAAGGGCCCGATGCAAGGTCGGGTCTATGAGTTTGAAGGACACGATATTTTCCTCTTCGGGCGCGACGAGCAGCATTGTCACGCTTCGATCCAGGAAGATCCGTTCGTCTCGCGTCATCATTTCTTGCTTGAGGTCAATCCGCCCCTCTCTCGGCTTCGTGACTTGGGAAGCCGTAACGGCACGTTTGTCAACGGAAAGAAACATGGTGGCCGTGTGACGTTTGCCAGCCTTGAGAATGAAGGCAAAGTCGGCGGTTCATCGGTCGACCTGACTAACGGCGACGTCATCACAGCTGGCAAGACCGTCTTCCAGGTCTTTGTCGAAGAAAAGAAAGCCATAACGGCGACATGTGTCTTCGATAAGTTCGTGGAGGAAGACTCGCAGGAAGTTTCCTCGGGTGGTGATATTCGTCGCACCATTACCGAACTGCCACCTCCCAGTCCTTCGTCGGCGGTTGGCCGGCAAACGATGCACGAATTACCGCCGTCGATGCCCGGCAATGCGGGGCGACAAACGATCAACGAATTGCCTCAACCGGCCCCCGGATCGAATGTCGGCAGGCAGACGATCAACGAGATGCCGCCACCGGCCGACATTTCACAGGTCGCCGGACGAGCCACGATGGTCGAAGGCGCAAATGCTCCGAATGGTGCATTTGGCAGTCGGATCGGTCATAGCGATCATGCCTACGAAGCCCCTGAACGCCAGCCAGGCGAGTTCCCCATTCTGGATGGTTTCGAGTTCAAAGAATTTCTGGGCGCGGGTGGCTTGGGCGAGGTCTACCTTGCTCGGCGAACGATCGACGACAGCCCCGTGACCGTCAAGTTCTTGAGATCTCGCATCAACGTAAGCCATGATGCACGTGACGCCTTCTTGAAGAGCATGCAAGTCAGCGGTCGACTTCGTCATCGCAATATCGTGCAGTCCTTCGGGACTGGCAGCATTGGCAACGAATTCTACGTCATCAACGAGTACTGCGACGGCGGGCCACTCGCCAAATTGTTTCGTCAGAAAAAGACGAACGTGCAGCCCAAACACATTGCCGTTTCGCTCTACTTGCTGCTAGACGGCCTGGCATTCGCTCACGAAAAGGGGCTCGTGCATCGCGATCTGAAGCCTTCTAACTTGCTGGCTGCCAAACGCAACAAACGCTGGATTCCCAAGATTGCTGATTTCGGTCTGACCAAAGACTTTGAAAAGGCAGGCTTTTCCGGAATGACGGCGACCGGCACCTACACCGGTAGTTTCCCTTACATGCCGCGCGAGCAATTGACCGACTACAAGTACGTGAACCCTGCCAGCGACGTCTTCAGTATGGGCGCCAGTTTTTATCGCATCATCACCGGCCGATACCCTCGTGGTGACGAGAAAGGCAGCGATCCATTGGCGCTGATCCTCAGCGGCGAAGTTCAGCCGCTGCGAAAGCGCTACCCTGGCTTTCACCCTGGTCTGGCCGATGTGCTCGACACGTCGCTGCAGACGGAATGCTGTGAACGTTTCCCCAATGCTCGTGAAATGCAAAACGCGCTTCGAGTGGTTATGAAAAAGGAAGGATGGTTGTAG
- a CDS encoding FHA domain-containing protein has product MGSKKVWIVGARDTCDIVIDEPTVSGEHCRLEFDDGRVFIEDLQSTNGTFINGERIYKKKQIHPDALVTLGRNVTMPMPSQLSGPKPPPELPKESASAAGSAEEAPFPAHLMIAGGVGVTILLLIILFAIMAWSGGSKESPPVADNQEDVGLTDPSPGKNNPPSNDPTPQPPKNNPPEPTPKPQETVAQHSPEEAIYVLAVADENLEQPYRIGTGLAIGPHTILTTGTAKTISELARQRFPELMLLGPKKLTITQFVPHPTYVAAMKEGDGAEARFHNIYSQIDMNDISGDLKKTLEDAYRHFMVIAEKPHHYDVAVIHVQETLPYWLPMADTATLPPLSKLTLVGHGFDRVAPFIPPNSELPIDEKTVRIQSSVGEAGAEENARLLIAKFDSLTPTAHLETNWNGSALLNSQGELVAIYSRLTPEMTLGSPPTGQTFDATVIPDVMPFIRRFSKN; this is encoded by the coding sequence ATGGGATCGAAGAAGGTGTGGATCGTTGGTGCTCGCGATACCTGCGACATCGTCATCGATGAGCCTACGGTATCCGGCGAACATTGCCGTCTGGAATTCGATGACGGTCGAGTGTTCATCGAGGACCTCCAGTCCACCAACGGCACATTTATCAACGGCGAACGGATCTACAAGAAGAAACAGATTCATCCCGACGCACTGGTGACCCTGGGGCGAAACGTCACCATGCCCATGCCCTCGCAGCTTTCCGGTCCGAAGCCTCCGCCGGAATTGCCCAAGGAAAGTGCTTCGGCCGCAGGTAGTGCGGAAGAAGCGCCCTTCCCCGCACATTTGATGATCGCCGGTGGCGTTGGCGTCACGATACTTCTTTTGATCATCCTGTTCGCTATCATGGCTTGGAGCGGCGGCTCTAAGGAAAGCCCGCCGGTCGCCGACAACCAGGAAGACGTCGGCTTGACCGATCCGAGCCCCGGCAAGAACAATCCTCCCAGCAACGATCCCACGCCACAGCCACCCAAGAATAATCCCCCGGAACCAACGCCAAAGCCTCAAGAGACCGTCGCGCAGCACTCTCCCGAAGAGGCAATCTACGTGCTGGCGGTTGCCGATGAGAATCTTGAACAGCCGTATCGCATAGGAACGGGGCTCGCGATTGGTCCCCACACGATTCTTACAACGGGGACCGCCAAGACGATTTCTGAACTTGCCCGGCAAAGGTTTCCTGAATTGATGCTGCTCGGCCCCAAAAAGCTGACGATCACTCAGTTTGTTCCGCATCCCACGTATGTGGCGGCGATGAAGGAAGGAGACGGGGCTGAGGCCAGGTTTCATAACATCTACTCACAGATCGACATGAACGACATCAGTGGCGATCTAAAGAAAACGCTTGAGGATGCTTATCGCCATTTCATGGTGATCGCGGAGAAACCTCATCACTACGACGTGGCCGTCATTCATGTGCAAGAGACACTTCCTTACTGGCTGCCAATGGCCGATACCGCAACGCTGCCGCCACTTTCCAAGTTGACCCTTGTAGGGCATGGCTTTGATCGAGTCGCGCCATTTATTCCGCCCAATAGCGAATTGCCGATCGACGAGAAGACCGTACGCATTCAAAGTTCGGTGGGCGAAGCCGGCGCAGAAGAGAATGCCCGGCTGCTGATTGCCAAGTTTGATTCGCTTACCCCTACCGCTCACCTTGAAACGAACTGGAATGGATCCGCTCTGCTGAATTCTCAAGGAGAACTCGTTGCCATCTACTCGCGTCTCACACCGGAAATGACCTTGGGTTCTCCCCCCACGGGTCAAACGTTCGACGCGACCGTGATTCCCGACGTGATGCCGTTTATCCGCCGGTTTTCAAAAAACTAA
- a CDS encoding efflux RND transporter permease subunit, with product MSQSSWQDRFGWFILVFFLAVTPIVMIGTKGAWDGIKNRVEDWLPETFEETQRLIWFYERFGTDELLMVSWKGCTLEDPRVAQYAQAIGSAMEVDGKEVVWFGKVITGPDALKSLTSEPLELPKSLAIDRLKQLLIGEDGEQTCVVAVVSPQGEEDRAAAIEFALEAANQVDGLSREDLIVAGTTLDGVAIDQASKGSLAALNLGSFAVCILIMAVSFRSARATIIVFVLAIFCEQLSMAIMYFSGQQMDSVLTLASNLTYVLSISSGVHLMNYYRESLAERSAKESVGWALRSALVPCLLSAGTTAVGMLSLTVSQIRPVTNFGAYAAASILAAAVVLLIWVPAAMYKFPIDPATWHHKSTSASRLQPVWDALSRDMSFAKWPIFVGSLVVLLISMFGVRKISTSAQLHDLFWSDAPILRDYDWLEANVGPLIPIEVVLRIDQPEEIQTDERFRIIDHVQQSIQDVEGVSATMSAATFAPVIPPRDEKGFRAVMRRASIRKILEGRLSNYVDMNYLRLEDGDELWRISARVHAADRLDYGALMERLRASVDQSLENYPTVEPIYSGSVPLIFKAQSEMLSDLVKSFGLAFVMIAVIMMILLRNFVTGLFSMIPNVLPTLLAFGTMGFLGVQVEIGSLLTASAALGIAVDDSLHFISWFNKGLRAGKSKTEATRLAYEHCGLAMIQTSLICSLGLLVFALSPFTPVSRFAWLMCGLLLTALLCDLLILPAILLCFTKKPKPTTEYSEAGLGDVRVED from the coding sequence ATGTCCCAATCCTCGTGGCAGGACCGATTCGGTTGGTTCATCCTGGTATTCTTTCTGGCCGTAACTCCCATCGTCATGATCGGGACCAAAGGGGCATGGGACGGCATCAAGAATCGGGTCGAAGACTGGTTACCGGAAACGTTTGAAGAAACGCAGCGGTTGATATGGTTCTACGAGCGATTCGGTACTGACGAATTGCTGATGGTGAGCTGGAAAGGATGCACGCTGGAAGACCCTCGGGTCGCTCAATATGCTCAGGCAATTGGCTCAGCAATGGAAGTCGATGGCAAGGAAGTTGTTTGGTTTGGTAAGGTGATCACCGGACCAGATGCCCTGAAATCGTTGACCTCCGAGCCGCTGGAATTACCGAAGAGCCTGGCAATAGATCGACTCAAGCAGTTGTTGATCGGTGAAGATGGGGAGCAGACGTGTGTTGTCGCCGTCGTCTCGCCCCAAGGGGAAGAGGACCGAGCCGCGGCGATTGAATTCGCGCTTGAGGCGGCCAATCAGGTTGATGGGCTAAGTCGCGAAGATCTCATTGTCGCAGGTACCACGCTGGACGGCGTGGCGATTGATCAGGCCAGCAAAGGTTCGTTGGCCGCATTGAATCTTGGTTCATTCGCCGTGTGCATTCTCATCATGGCGGTCAGTTTTCGCAGTGCCAGGGCAACGATCATCGTTTTCGTTCTGGCGATCTTCTGCGAGCAACTCAGCATGGCCATCATGTATTTCAGCGGCCAGCAAATGGACTCGGTGCTCACGCTTGCCTCGAACCTGACGTACGTCTTGAGCATTTCCTCAGGCGTGCACTTGATGAACTACTATCGAGAGTCGCTTGCCGAGCGTTCTGCGAAGGAATCGGTCGGGTGGGCACTACGTTCCGCGCTGGTTCCTTGCTTGCTTTCAGCCGGAACGACGGCGGTCGGGATGTTGTCGTTAACCGTCAGTCAGATCCGTCCAGTGACCAACTTTGGGGCGTATGCGGCGGCATCCATCCTGGCTGCAGCGGTCGTTTTGCTGATTTGGGTACCCGCCGCGATGTACAAGTTTCCCATCGATCCAGCGACCTGGCATCACAAAAGCACGTCGGCTTCCCGGCTGCAACCGGTTTGGGATGCGCTTTCGCGAGACATGAGTTTTGCCAAGTGGCCCATCTTCGTAGGCTCTCTCGTCGTCCTTTTAATTTCAATGTTTGGTGTGCGGAAGATCTCGACGTCAGCTCAACTGCATGATCTGTTTTGGTCCGATGCGCCCATCTTGCGAGATTACGACTGGTTGGAAGCAAACGTAGGCCCTCTCATTCCGATTGAAGTCGTCCTGCGAATCGACCAGCCGGAGGAAATTCAAACGGACGAACGATTCCGAATCATCGATCACGTGCAGCAAAGCATCCAGGACGTCGAAGGAGTCTCGGCAACCATGTCCGCCGCGACATTTGCCCCGGTGATTCCTCCCAGGGACGAGAAAGGGTTCCGCGCCGTGATGCGCCGTGCATCGATTCGCAAAATCCTGGAAGGACGCCTGTCGAACTATGTCGATATGAATTACCTGAGACTCGAAGATGGGGACGAGCTTTGGCGAATCAGTGCTCGCGTGCATGCGGCCGACCGTTTGGATTATGGTGCGCTGATGGAACGGCTGCGGGCAAGTGTTGATCAGTCCCTGGAAAACTATCCGACCGTCGAGCCCATTTACTCCGGCTCGGTGCCGCTCATCTTCAAAGCTCAAAGCGAGATGCTGAGCGACCTGGTCAAGAGCTTTGGCCTGGCGTTCGTGATGATCGCCGTCATCATGATGATTCTGCTGCGGAATTTCGTTACCGGCCTGTTCAGCATGATTCCCAACGTCCTGCCTACGCTTCTGGCATTCGGCACGATGGGCTTCCTGGGAGTTCAAGTCGAAATCGGTTCGCTGTTGACCGCTAGTGCGGCGCTTGGAATCGCAGTCGACGACTCACTACACTTCATTAGTTGGTTCAATAAAGGACTTCGCGCCGGTAAATCCAAGACCGAGGCCACTCGGCTTGCCTACGAACACTGTGGACTGGCGATGATTCAAACGTCGTTGATTTGCTCGCTGGGGCTGCTGGTGTTTGCCCTGAGTCCATTTACCCCGGTGTCTCGCTTCGCGTGGCTCATGTGCGGGCTGCTGCTGACGGCACTTCTCTGTGATCTGCTCATCTTGCCGGCGATTCTGCTTTGTTTCACAAAAAAGCCCAAGCCGACGACCGAATATTCGGAAGCCGGCTTGGGTGACGTACGCGTAGAGGACTAA